A stretch of Ignavibacteria bacterium DNA encodes these proteins:
- a CDS encoding DUF5131 family protein, with the protein MAKRLQGMQPEGRYRNGFQVTVHDTPSVMNIPLRKKTPTVYFVNSMSDLFHGDIPDDVIRHIMQVMLEADHHIFQVLTKRPRRMMEFSHKWPIPSNVWMGTSIEDEKRRRNASSFCGRRSA; encoded by the coding sequence ATGGCGAAGCGTCTCCAAGGGATGCAACCCGAAGGGCGTTACCGCAACGGGTTCCAAGTCACTGTCCACGATACGCCGTCGGTGATGAACATTCCCTTGCGGAAGAAAACGCCGACGGTGTACTTCGTCAACTCAATGAGCGATTTGTTCCACGGAGACATTCCCGACGACGTGATCCGTCACATCATGCAGGTCATGTTGGAAGCCGATCACCACATCTTCCAAGTCCTCACGAAGAGACCTCGACGCATGATGGAGTTCTCCCACAAGTGGCCTATCCCGTCGAACGTGTGGATGGGTACAAGTATCGAGGACGAGAAGAGGCGAAGGAACGCATCTTCCTTCTGCGGGAGACGAAGTGCCTGA
- a CDS encoding tetratricopeptide repeat protein encodes MLTRLPGNGTVLFELAYAYRVNEQLDSAIEILEELVSRDTTEPMWFQALGTNYHFAGDADKAIDTYTEGLKHHPRSHLLYHERGVVYYSEQKWEEAVDDFERAIDLQPMYPPPYLRLAEVFISSKTNNVWGMIYGEIFRNLEPTSKRSVALGDMLYRCYLKNIKQKSNGFSITFCSDASIVQQDSGIGGTVYRKSRFPMPYGVGAYEMPMMLAVLGTRKMDMRSLATIRGRFIEQLDTLKIDSIYGNNVLYDYQRKVHKAGHMEAYSFWLLQSGDPAAFAEWVADNGPAYKEFLSWHEVNTLSLTKGRRFLRKELYE; translated from the coding sequence GTGCTTACCCGACTCCCCGGTAACGGTACGGTGCTTTTTGAACTGGCCTATGCATACCGCGTAAATGAACAGCTCGACTCCGCGATCGAGATCCTCGAAGAACTGGTCTCTCGTGATACTACGGAACCAATGTGGTTTCAAGCGCTCGGCACGAATTACCACTTTGCCGGTGATGCGGATAAGGCGATCGATACCTACACGGAAGGGTTGAAACATCACCCTCGAAGTCACCTTCTCTATCATGAACGTGGCGTGGTCTATTATTCGGAACAGAAGTGGGAAGAAGCGGTTGACGATTTCGAACGCGCCATCGATCTTCAACCGATGTATCCGCCTCCATACCTCCGACTCGCCGAAGTGTTCATTTCCTCAAAAACAAACAATGTCTGGGGGATGATCTACGGCGAGATCTTCAGGAACCTTGAACCCACATCGAAACGCTCGGTTGCACTCGGCGATATGCTCTATCGATGTTACCTCAAGAACATCAAACAGAAATCAAATGGCTTCAGTATCACGTTCTGCTCCGATGCGTCGATCGTTCAGCAAGACAGCGGGATCGGTGGCACTGTCTATCGGAAGTCCCGGTTTCCAATGCCCTATGGCGTAGGCGCATACGAAATGCCAATGATGCTCGCCGTGCTCGGCACACGGAAGATGGACATGCGCTCACTTGCCACTATCCGTGGCCGCTTCATAGAGCAACTCGATACGTTGAAGATCGATTCGATCTATGGCAATAATGTGCTGTATGACTATCAACGAAAGGTCCATAAAGCCGGACATATGGAGGCGTATTCGTTCTGGCTCCTTCAATCAGGCGACCCAGCAGCCTTCGCTGAATGGGTAGCAGATAATGGACCGGCCTATAAAGAGTTCCTTTCCTGGCACGAGGTCAACACACTGTCCCTCACCAAGGGCCGCCGCTTCCTCCGCAAAGAACTCTATGAATGA
- a CDS encoding OmpA family protein has translation MIRLLRLTIVALLTTGVASAQVIPPLRVGLSGGLTLNPLSPSVQVWRGFGATQPQFAPFVNDSLRFTSGSMGLGGAFGFIMGFPVTRMIHISGRIGYNSMSGSSSVQQLVAPTTVVNELDMFSSTLEISPVAEFYGLFGDVSLHPLVGLEFGIPLAATVSQTATATAQNTETVQTFADGTDIPESSVRTALLLGLGYTIRLDSSQWYIQPEVSYRLPLSNISSAATYSPTSFSQIRIGVNVFFGFADKKEIPTSSRGMSASIDRITAYDRDGKEVNVSALNVEDVRYNEMFPLVPYVFAQENGLPDASSQTTDHMPEKGGFQPETLPLDAIEVNRNLLNIIGSRMIAYPQASLTITGTTDGKNEAKTKDLPEKRANWAKNYLVTAFGIDPARIVTKTTATPSKPSAATDPDGIVENRRVEFSSNVPDVLAPVVITADNQRVSTPDVVTFHPKVDSEDSLSSWSLSVMQAGRQLREINGLGRPERVSWPIRPNELSADQVPVDYEMVFRSVKGDSATAIGSIPVDYVSSVRKKTENLPDRTVDKYSLILFDFDKATLTEDNSRILEMMVLPNITSTSKVNIIGYTDRIGNDVYNQKLSRERAETVRAFLQSRAKDAKYSINGVGEGTEIFSNDVAVGRQLSRTVQVIVETPRTSR, from the coding sequence ATGATTCGACTCTTGCGTTTAACCATCGTTGCCCTCCTCACCACGGGTGTGGCCAGTGCTCAAGTCATTCCACCGCTGCGTGTTGGACTCTCCGGAGGTCTCACACTCAATCCGCTCTCGCCGTCCGTTCAAGTATGGCGGGGTTTTGGAGCTACGCAGCCACAATTCGCCCCCTTTGTGAACGATTCTCTGCGTTTCACAAGCGGAAGTATGGGGCTTGGTGGTGCGTTTGGATTCATCATGGGCTTCCCGGTCACAAGGATGATCCATATTTCGGGTCGTATCGGGTACAACAGCATGTCGGGCTCTTCTTCCGTGCAACAACTCGTTGCCCCCACCACCGTTGTGAATGAACTTGATATGTTCTCCTCAACCTTGGAGATCTCACCCGTTGCTGAGTTCTATGGACTCTTTGGCGATGTGTCTCTGCATCCTCTCGTAGGTCTCGAATTCGGCATTCCGCTGGCAGCAACCGTATCGCAAACAGCAACGGCCACGGCGCAGAACACCGAGACTGTTCAGACGTTTGCCGACGGAACGGATATTCCGGAGAGTTCTGTTCGTACGGCGCTTCTTCTTGGTCTTGGGTATACCATTCGACTCGATAGTTCACAGTGGTACATCCAACCGGAAGTGTCGTATCGCCTGCCCCTTTCCAATATCTCTTCGGCTGCTACCTACTCTCCAACATCGTTCTCACAGATCCGCATCGGTGTGAATGTCTTCTTTGGATTCGCCGACAAGAAGGAAATACCAACTTCATCACGCGGCATGAGTGCATCGATCGATCGTATCACGGCCTATGATCGTGATGGTAAGGAAGTAAACGTATCGGCCCTCAATGTGGAGGACGTTCGGTACAACGAGATGTTCCCGCTTGTGCCGTACGTGTTCGCACAGGAGAACGGACTTCCGGATGCATCATCGCAGACAACAGACCATATGCCGGAGAAGGGTGGCTTCCAGCCAGAGACATTGCCGCTTGATGCCATTGAGGTCAATCGCAATCTCTTGAACATCATCGGTTCGCGCATGATCGCCTATCCGCAGGCATCACTCACGATCACCGGTACCACCGACGGAAAGAACGAAGCAAAGACCAAGGATCTGCCGGAGAAACGTGCCAATTGGGCAAAGAACTACCTCGTTACTGCTTTCGGCATCGATCCCGCACGGATCGTCACAAAAACAACGGCAACTCCATCGAAACCGTCGGCAGCAACGGACCCAGACGGAATCGTTGAGAACCGACGTGTGGAGTTCTCGTCGAACGTACCAGATGTCCTTGCACCGGTTGTGATCACCGCCGATAATCAGCGTGTGTCAACGCCGGATGTTGTGACCTTCCACCCCAAGGTTGACAGCGAAGACTCCTTGAGCTCGTGGTCGCTGAGTGTGATGCAGGCCGGACGTCAGCTCCGTGAGATCAACGGGCTCGGCCGACCTGAACGTGTCTCATGGCCGATCCGTCCCAACGAACTCTCTGCCGACCAAGTCCCCGTCGACTACGAAATGGTCTTCCGTTCGGTAAAGGGTGATAGTGCAACGGCCATCGGCTCCATTCCTGTTGACTATGTATCGAGTGTTCGCAAGAAGACAGAGAATTTGCCGGACCGCACGGTCGACAAATATTCCTTGATCCTGTTCGACTTCGACAAGGCAACACTCACCGAAGACAACTCACGCATTCTTGAGATGATGGTGTTGCCGAACATCACGTCTACATCCAAGGTGAACATCATCGGATACACCGATCGCATCGGTAACGATGTGTACAACCAGAAACTCTCTCGGGAACGTGCAGAGACCGTTCGTGCGTTTCTCCAATCACGGGCCAAGGATGCCAAATACTCCATCAACGGAGTTGGCGAAGGCACCGAGATCTTCTCCAATGACGTAGCTGTTGGACGTCAACTCTCTCGCACGGTGCAGGTGATCGTGGAGACCCCAAGGACATCACGTTGA
- a CDS encoding 1-deoxy-D-xylulose-5-phosphate synthase — translation MTLNYRLLSSIDTPEDLRKLPETDLRAVSDEVRECLVDTITRVGGHFGAGLGTVELTVALHYVFNTPHDKIVIDTGHQAYPHKILTGRRKTLDTIRQKGGLSGFLKRSESIFDDFGAGHATTSISAALGMAAARDQLKEDYKVVAVIGDGAMTGGLAYEAMNNCGVLKSDILVVLNDNNMSIAPNVWAMSNYFSEIFASPAGRRLREKILGMTERMDSLGDRIRSVAHRLEGGMKAVITPGMLFETLGFRYFGPVNGHNVNNLVTMLQGIREMKGPILLHVITQKGKGYGPAERDKQFLHAIGKVDKITGKALSTPPPAVAPPPTYQKVFGEAMVEIMSTNPKVVGITAAMPDGTGLDIVQKRFPDKVYDVGIAEGHGVTFAAGLATQGVIPVVAIYSSFLQRAFDHIAHDVALQHLHVVFALDRSGLVGADGPTHHGVLDLAYLRIIQGMVVMAPKDEQELRDMMYTAVYSYTAGPVAIRYPRGSGVGTPIGPMRSIEIGKSETLRTGKDVAIVAIGKMVAHAMKAAEILKTQGIDCEVVNARFVKPLDLTMIDDLALRIGRIITIEDGQIQGGFGSAVAEHLAQHHVGSVDFKIHGIPDIYVDHGTQEELHADLQLDAPGIVEVVKEFLTKSMRLPVTSY, via the coding sequence ATCACGTTGAACTATCGCCTTTTGTCGAGCATCGATACACCCGAGGATCTTCGCAAGCTTCCCGAGACCGATCTGCGTGCCGTGAGTGATGAGGTACGCGAGTGCCTTGTAGACACTATCACGCGCGTGGGAGGTCACTTCGGCGCCGGACTTGGAACAGTGGAGCTCACCGTTGCTCTGCACTACGTCTTCAACACGCCGCACGATAAGATCGTGATCGATACCGGGCACCAGGCCTATCCGCATAAGATCTTGACAGGACGCCGGAAGACCCTTGATACGATCCGTCAAAAAGGGGGCTTATCGGGATTCCTCAAACGCAGTGAAAGCATCTTCGATGATTTCGGAGCAGGTCACGCAACCACGTCGATCTCCGCTGCCCTCGGTATGGCTGCTGCGCGCGATCAGCTCAAGGAAGACTACAAGGTTGTAGCTGTGATCGGTGATGGTGCGATGACCGGTGGACTTGCCTATGAGGCAATGAATAACTGCGGCGTGCTCAAGAGTGACATCCTTGTTGTACTAAATGACAATAACATGTCCATTGCCCCCAACGTGTGGGCGATGTCGAACTATTTCTCCGAGATCTTTGCCTCCCCTGCCGGACGCAGACTTCGTGAGAAGATCCTTGGCATGACCGAGCGCATGGACAGTCTCGGTGATCGTATTCGTTCCGTTGCCCATCGTCTCGAAGGGGGCATGAAGGCCGTGATCACACCCGGCATGTTGTTCGAGACCCTTGGGTTCCGCTACTTCGGTCCAGTGAACGGTCACAACGTGAACAACCTCGTCACCATGCTTCAAGGCATCCGCGAGATGAAGGGTCCCATCCTTCTCCACGTGATCACCCAGAAGGGCAAGGGATACGGTCCGGCAGAGCGCGACAAACAGTTCCTCCATGCCATCGGCAAGGTAGACAAGATCACTGGCAAGGCACTTTCCACACCGCCGCCGGCAGTTGCTCCGCCCCCTACCTATCAAAAAGTATTCGGCGAAGCAATGGTCGAGATCATGTCAACCAACCCCAAGGTTGTTGGCATCACTGCCGCCATGCCGGATGGTACGGGGCTTGACATTGTCCAGAAGCGTTTCCCCGACAAAGTCTACGACGTAGGCATTGCAGAAGGTCACGGCGTGACCTTTGCTGCCGGTCTTGCCACGCAAGGCGTCATCCCCGTTGTTGCCATCTACTCCTCCTTCCTGCAGCGCGCCTTCGATCACATTGCCCACGATGTTGCGTTGCAGCATCTGCATGTTGTGTTTGCGCTCGACAGATCTGGATTGGTCGGTGCCGACGGTCCAACCCACCATGGCGTTTTAGACCTTGCCTACCTGCGCATCATCCAAGGCATGGTGGTGATGGCACCAAAGGATGAACAAGAACTGCGCGACATGATGTATACCGCCGTGTATTCCTACACGGCAGGTCCGGTGGCCATTCGTTATCCCCGCGGCAGTGGTGTAGGCACACCCATTGGTCCGATGCGTTCCATCGAGATCGGCAAGAGTGAGACACTGCGCACCGGCAAGGACGTTGCTATCGTTGCCATCGGCAAGATGGTCGCCCATGCGATGAAGGCAGCCGAGATCCTCAAGACGCAGGGCATTGATTGTGAAGTTGTGAATGCCCGTTTTGTAAAGCCCCTTGACCTAACGATGATCGACGATCTTGCACTGCGTATTGGTCGCATCATCACCATCGAAGACGGTCAGATCCAAGGCGGTTTTGGAAGCGCCGTTGCCGAACATCTCGCACAACATCACGTCGGCTCCGTAGACTTCAAGATCCACGGCATCCCCGACATCTACGTAGACCACGGCACCCAGGAAGAACTCCACGCAGACCTACAGCTTGATGCCCCGGGCATTGTGGAGGTGGTGAAGGAGTTTCTGACGAAGAGTATGAGACTTCCAGTTACTAGTTACTAG
- a CDS encoding DUF5131 family protein: MDGYKYRGREEAKERIFLLRETKCLTRFVSAEPLLGHITTDISKGIDWVIVGGESGRTRDR; encoded by the coding sequence GTGGATGGGTACAAGTATCGAGGACGAGAAGAGGCGAAGGAACGCATCTTCCTTCTGCGGGAGACGAAGTGCCTGACGCGGTTCGTCAGCGCGGAACCCCTCCTCGGTCACATCACTACCGACATCTCGAAGGGCATTGATTGGGTGATCGTCGGCGGTGAGTCAGGGCGAACGCGAGACCGATGA
- a CDS encoding DUF5131 family protein, producing the protein MKYSWATAIRDQCFDNHTPFFFKQWGKRQPWTACRQRSSPGRMLDCCMHDAMPEVYYDWSSMNSVKNMEKAG; encoded by the coding sequence ATGAAATACAGTTGGGCAACGGCAATCCGTGACCAATGCTTCGACAACCACACTCCGTTCTTCTTCAAGCAATGGGGCAAACGACAACCTTGGACAGCGTGTAGGCAAAGAAGCTCGCCGGGGCGTATGCTCGACTGCTGTATGCACGACGCTATGCCCGAAGTGTACTACGACTGGTCAAGCATGAACTCAGTCAAGAACATGGAGAAGGCGGGATGA